In Camelina sativa cultivar DH55 chromosome 16, Cs, whole genome shotgun sequence, a single window of DNA contains:
- the LOC104753799 gene encoding PHD finger protein ALFIN-LIKE 3-like, with the protein MEGELFVKDNNIVMTLACNDEEWEVNLPAEEVPPELPEPALGINFARDGLSEKEWLSLVAIHSDAWLLSVSFYFGSRFSFHKEERKRLFNMINDVPTIFEVVTGIAKKLSKDKSSTANQSNDNKSKSNSKVRTSDGKSSKTRNVKEEDEGEDEEDEDEHGETLCGACGDSDGADEFWICCDLCEKWFHGKCVKITPARAEHIKQYKCPSCSNKRARA; encoded by the exons ATGGAAGGCGAGCTATTTGTGAAAGATAACAACATCGTCATGACTCTTGCCTG CAACGATGAAGAATGGGAAGTGAATTTACCAGCTGAAGAAGTGCCTCCTGAGCTTCCAGAGCCAGCTCTTGGTATTAACTTTGCAAGAGATGGGCTCTCTGAGAAAGAATGGCTTTCTCTTGTTGCTATTCACAGTGATGCTTGGTTACTCTCTGTTTCCTTTTACTTCGGCTCGAGGTTTTCATTCCACAAGGAAGAGAG GAAGCGCTTGTTCAACATGATCAATGATGTTCCTACTATATTTGAAGTAGTGACTGGAATCGCTAAGAAGCTATCAAAGGACAAGTCATCTACTGCAAACCAAAGCAACGACAACAAATCCAAGTCCAACTCTAAAGTT AGAACTTCAGATGGCAAAagctcaaagaccaggaatgtAAAAGAGGAggacgaaggagaagatgaagaggatgaggatgaaCATGGCGAGACCCTTTGTGGAGCTTGTGGAGACAGTGATGGCGCTGATGAATTCTGGATCTGTTGCGACCTTTGTGAGAAATGGTTCCATGGCAAGTGTGTGAAGATCACTCCAGCTAGAGCTGAGCATATCAAACAATACAAGTGCCCTTCATGCAGCAACAAAAGAGCGCGAGCCTAA
- the LOC104751098 gene encoding inter alpha-trypsin inhibitor, heavy chain 4-like → MSEEFAIRVEQGLKLSRRIYYGKGITPPLVPADPPSSPDNFLPTAITAYASITDPVAVDNPEVPSYQPYVHARCDPSALVPLQMLGVEMRVDCWLDTAFVSISGRWRVHCVMPSKRFDCCVGVPMGEKGSLLGAEIDVLSNEKSYKTKLVTEDETSDFENVHKDKDSRFFKSHIYTFKIPHVDGGSIFTVNVNWSQKLIYRDGKFHLNVPFRFPAYVVPVGKEIIKREKIELNMNSCVIGGEIACNYTSHPLKVTHREAGKLSCEYEAEVSSWSRTDFSVSFNVSSGDLTGNVLVKSPSPWDSDDRGMFCLYLFPGTTKHKQLFKRRVVFVIDISASMKWKPLEDVKKALLECLAKLQAEDVFNIIAFNDDIMEFSTSMEFATDDTISAVTEWLDSNLIANGGTNMLLPLKQAMKLLEGSNIGVPLVYLVTDGSVENEREICNDMKECCSRKGKSISPRISTFGIGSFCNHYFLRMLARIGNGYYDGTNNTDSFEHQMSRLFDIASSTIVANTTFDALKLLRSVELFPSQVPDITLGDPLILSGRYKGEFPDEIELRGTLADLSCFTIELTVQKAKDIPLDKVLARRQIDELTARAWFEDKKELQEKVMRLSIQTGAPSEYTQMVLSLQQDDEEKTMARPVSIKEILRNPPYQIHKQMQRNNSFRTSLLGKQGYGFGNIVATLKNVPPWMEEPKEADGAELLIRAASGVVDRVCCMCCLQCMSRVSDQCTVVFSQICAALACFQCIGCCFEVCGCLDL, encoded by the exons atgtcggAAGAGTTCGCAATTCGAGTAGAGCAAGGTCTCAAGCTTTCAAGAAGGATATACTACGGCAAAGGCATCACTCCTCCTTTAGTACCGGCGGATCCTCCTTCATCGCCGGATAATTTTCTCCCGACGGCGATTACGGCTTACGCTTCTATCACAGATCCGGTGGCTGTTGATAACCCCGAAGTTCCTAGTTACCAGCCGTACGTTCACGCACGGTGCGATCCTTCGGCGCTAGTGCCGCTTCAGATGCTTGGAGTTGAGATGAGAGTAGACTGCTGGCTCGACACGGCGTTTGTCAGTATCTCTGGACGGTGGCGAGTTCACTGCGTTATGCCTAGCAAACGCTTTGACTGCTGTGTCGGTGTTCCCATGGGTGAAAAG GGCTCACTTCTAGGTGCtgagattgatgttttgagcAATGAGAAATCTTACAAGACCAAACTAGTTACAGAGGATGAAACTTCTGACTTTGAAAACGTTCATAAAGACAAAGATTCACGTTTCTTCAAgtctcatatatatactttcaagATCCCACat gtTGATGGAGGATCAATCTTTACGGTTAATGTGAATTGGTCTCAGAAATTGATTTACAGAGACGGCAAGTTTCATCTAAATGTGCCTTTTAGATTCCCTGCTTATGTGGTTCCTGTAGGCAAAGAGATTATTAAACGAGAAAAGATTGAGTTGAACATGAACTCTTGTGTTATTGGCGGCGAAATAGCTTGTAATTATACAAGCCATCCTTTAAAG GTGACTCATCGTGAAGCTGGTAAATTAAGTTGTGAGTATGAAGCTGAAGTATCATCTTGGTCAAGGACTGATTTTAGTGTTTCATTCAAT GTTTCGTCTGGTGATCTGACTGGTAATGTTTTGGTTAAGTCTCCATCTCCATGGGATTCAGATGATAGAGGAATGTTCTGTTTGTACCTTTTCCCTGGAACCACCAAACATAAGCAG CTTTTCAAACGAAGAGTTGTGTTTGTGATTGACATAAGTGCAAGCATGAAATGGAAGCCACTAGAGGATGTGAAGAAAGCTTTGTTAGAGTGTTTGGCTAAGCTACAAGCTGAAGATGTTTTCAACATAATCGCCTTCAACGATGACATTATGGAGTTCTCAACTTCGATGGAGTTTGCAACAGATGATACTATCTCTGCTGTGACTGAATGGCTTGATAGTAATTTGATTGCAAATGGTGGAACAAACATGTTACTTCCCCTCAAACAG GCTATGAAACTGCTTGAAGGAAGCAATATTGGAGTTCCTCTTGTATATCTTGTCACTGATGGATCTGttgaaaacgagagagagataTGTAATGATATGAAAGAATGTTGTAGCAGAAAAGGGAAATCGATTTCTCCTCGGATATCTACCTTTGGCATTG GTTCGTTTTGCAACCATTACTTCTTGCGAATGCTAGCACGGATAGGGAATGGTTACTATGATGGCACGAACAACACAG ATTCATTTGAGCATCAGATGAGTAGACTATTTGATATAGCTTCTTCAACGATCGTAGCCAATACCACTTTTGATGCTCTCAAACTCCTCCGCTCAGTCGAG tTGTTTCCTTCTCAGGTTCCAGACATTACGCTCGGTGATCCGTTGATCTTGTCTGGAAGATACAAAGGAGAGTTTCCAGATGAAATTGAACTCAGAGGCACACTGGCTGATTTGAGCTGTTTCACAATAGAGTTAACAGTGCAGAAGGCTAAAGACATTCCTCTAGACAAG GTTCTTGCAAGGAGACAAATCGATGAACTCACTGCTCGAGCTTGGTTCGAAGACAAGAAAGAGCTACAAGAGAAG GTCATGAGATTGAGTATACAAACAGGGGCTCCTAGCGAGTACACACAAATGGTTTTATCACTCCAGCAAGACGACGAAGAGAAGACAATGGCAAGACCAGTTTCAATCAAAGAGATTCTAAGAAACCCGCCGTACCAAATCCACAAGCAGATGCAGAGGAACAACAGCTTTCGAACGAGTTTGCTTGGGAAGCAAGGGTATGGGTTCGGTAACATTGTGGCAACGTTAAAGAACGTGCCACCGTGGATGGAGGAGCCTAAGGAGGCGGATGGAGCGGAACTTCTGATAAGAGCGGCGTCAGGAGTGGTGGATCGAGTTTGCTGTATGTGTTGCTTGCAGTGCATGTCTAGGGTGAGCGATCAGTGCACCGTAGTCTTCTCTCAGATATGTGCAGCATTGGCTTGTTTCCAGTGCATTGGTTGCTGTTTCGAAGTCTGTGGCTGTCTTGACCTCTAA